GGTGCATTGCAATAATTCTTGTGCTCATATTCAACTTCAGTGACTTGATATTTAAAAGAAAGCCAAAAACGTTATCTTTACTGGATATTCGtaacaacaaattgtaTATAGAAAAGCCTAACTAAAGTTTCATACATGACTTAAGATGGTTTCAACTCGATAAGTAGATTCTCAAATCTCTCAAGATCGTCTAAATGACAGAAGTCTCGAAACACCTCCCGGCGTCCTAGGCGTTTGTATTCCCTCTTGAGAAGTGACTCGTTTTGGTCTTGGAAATACTCGTCGGTCTCCTGTATCTTTTAACGCTTCGAGATTCCTGTGAGAACCTGACTTTGGAAATTCCATCAAATGCAGTATAGTGGATGCCTCAATGCCATCATTATCTTCTGCCTCCTCATCAACACTCAAATCGTCAATATTACGATGAATCAAATAGCGCAAAGCATTATACCAAATATTATGACGCTGTCTTGTTGCACAGGTGATTTTGAGCGCCCTATCAGTGGAGTGCACTATAATACTTTTGTGGTATAACCCAGTTGGAATTGGATTATTGTCATTAACACTATCAACATCCACTATGGCAGCAGCTCTGGTTTTCCTTGATGCCGGATTGGATAATACGGGGTTACTCTCAGACCAGTATAGTGTTAATGAGTACGGATGAACCCAGAAATATCTTTCATGTCTAGTCTCTGCAATTGCACTAAAAGCCGAGCCAAATCTTCTGTAATATTTGAAAAGGTACTCACCAATAACAACTTGCGTGATAGCTGGAATCATCAGTTTATCTGTAAAGGACACATCAGTGGCCATTGAGAACATGCCATTTGATCTGAGCGATGTTGTGGAAAACTCCGAAAGGTTCGACCTTAATGAACTCGAGTGGGGAATATGCCTCTGTAGGTGCGCCATAGGTGGTGCGTGCGTTCCATCTGGACTGGCACTGCGAATCAAAGAGTGTCCATCCGGATGTCTAACCTTCTCATTAACGCCACCGCCTGATTGAACAGAAGTCACATCTAGTGTctccaaatcttttttgACATAGCCTCGTTTCTTTGcgaattgatcaaaagtATCGTCCGAAATTTTCTCCACAGAGGACgatttgtatttcaaaagCTGATTGAAATAACTTGCAGGAAGAATTTTCACGTGATCGACATCTGGGCGAGGATGGGTGGTAGTACCGACATAGTAGGTGGCACTAATGCACAAAAGGCCAAGGTTTTTTGCACATGATCTAATGTGTTTTTTGGATACCAGCCATTCAATTTGCAGTATATCGTTTTCGAGACTCCTGATAACATCTTTCCTCTCTACCAAATCGTattccaattcatttaATTTGGCTGATATCTCTTTGATTCTATTTTCGAGCCTTTCCTTATTCACACGatcctttttcaaagaaatgTACTCAGAATCGGGTACAAGTGAGAGCGAGTACAGATTTGCCGCATTGGCTATGGTGTTCTCACTAATGGTTCTTAGGGGATGGTGACCATATTCTGTTGTTTCATCCTCATTCTTACGAGGTTGCTGGTTTCTTATAACCTCGAATGAATACTTTGCATCATCCTCATTAAGGTCAGTAGAGTTGGAGCTCGACCGAGTATTTGTCACAGGAATTATCGTGTAACCATGGCCATTCAAATAAGTTTTCATCTTATTCACTGCAGCTTCATTATCATCGGTAACGAGGAGTTCTTGTGATAGTTGCTTCAACTGttgttcttcaacatcGCCATCCTGTGTGGACTCttccatttttgatgattctCCTGCATCTCTATTCGATTCAGTTGTTGTCGATGTAAAAGTCTTCAATTCCTTTGCTTCAACTGATGCACGTAAATGATCAAGTTCGGCTTTCCCAACAATTGCGCTGCCCACAGAAGCAGCCTTTTGGTTAAGGTAATCTTGACTAGGATTGTCAATCGAGGTATGCAAAGAAGCCAATTGATCGCTACTAATTAATTCGTGACCAAGCAATTTCGATTTGGTGTTTAAGTAATCAAGATCAGGCGTCTCTAAGCTCTTTCTCATGTTCTCAAAATCAGACTGGGCCATCACCACGAACCCTAGGGCCGATGCCTTAGCttccattgttgatttatctGGTTCAGCCAATGAATTATATTCCAGACGAGTAATAAGCACCGCTTCATGATCCGCAGCATGTTTCTTTAGATACTCGATATCTGggttttcaattttcttgaCCATGTCCAGGTAGTCTGCATTCTTGATAACCTTGTAGTCTTTGGCTTCTGCCTTCTCAGACAAAAAGTCCACGGATGGCGACTCAACTGTTGATCGTAGCTTCGCTAGCTCCGACTCTGGAAGCACTGCCAACTTGTGTTTGTCACATTGCGTTTTTAAGTATTCATTCGTCGGCGACTCAATCTGTTGCTTCATTGCGgtcaattcttctttagGTATCATGACACTACCGACCTTCTCAGCATGCTCGGACAAGTATTCTGTGTTGGGGCTGTCGATTTGTGAATGCAACTTTTCAAGCTCATTGATATTTATCAAAGTCATCTTCTTAGATTTTGCTTGGGCCATCAATTCATCTAAATCTGGGTCATTTGCTTTGTGACACAATACCAAATACTCTTCTTCTGGCACAGCTGCTAACCCTGCAGAATGTGCTTTCTCCGTTataaattcttttgatggAGACTCAACAAACGccttcaaatcatcatagACTTGCGATTCAACCATAGTAAAGTTCAATTTATCAGCGTGTTCATTTAGGTACTCAATGGTAGGCGACTCGATACTGCGAGAAAGCTCAGTGTGCTCTGACTCTGACAAGACCACAAGATCCAAAGCAGCAGCCATTCTGCtcacatcatcaactttcGGATCATCGCTTATCCTCCTCAATTCTGCGAGTTCATCTAGCTGCACAATATCGTAACCATTTTTTAGAGCTTTGTCTTTAATTCGCTCTATGTTTGGGGATGCTTCAGATTCAACTAGCCTACTGTATTCCTTTGCATCCACAACGGTTGCCTTATGGTCTCTGGCTTTTTCGTCCAAATACTCTAAGCTTGGGCGACTCACCGTGTTTTGTAATTGGGTCAAGGTCGAAGATGAGATCAACTCCTGATCGTATAACCTAGCCTTGTCTCTCAAAAAGTCAATAGTAGGGTTGTCTAACTGTGAACGCGAGGTCTCATGGTCTTGTCTAGGAATAGCGACAAAACCGATATCTTTTGCTTTCTGAGCCAAATGCTCTTTGGAAGGATTATTAGCTTTGACACTCAATTCATCGTATTCTTCCTTTGGTACAACTACTAAATTCCTGTTTGATGCCCTCGAAACCAAAAATTCCTTCGAAGGTTCATTCTCtaattgtttcaatctCTCCATTTCACTAGTGGTAATCATTGAATAACCAAACGTAGAGACATTCTTTTCAAGCATATCTCTTGAAGGATTTGTTAGCTTACTGTATTCCAGCTTATCAAGGACAACAGAGCCAATTAATTGAGCCAAGGATTGTAATTCGTCAACACTTGGATTGGATATTTGCCTCTCCATTGATTCGAATTTATCTTCAGGCACGACAACATAATGGATTTTGTGTGCTTTTTCCTCTAAATGTGCTAGATCCGGCTCATTTGTGCTTTTTCTCAAAGCATTAAGTTCCTTATCATCGACCAAGGAATATCCATGCATTTCTGCACCACACATTAAATAATCCAACTTGGGGTTTTCTAGTTTATCACAAAGTTCATTGAATTCGGATTGGCTACAGAGATGGAGATCCATTCTTTCACAATGGGATCGAAGATCTTCACTTGTAGGATGACTCATCTTTTggtattctttttgatcGACAACAACCATTCCCATTCTGGATGCGTTGGACTTGATTTCCTCAATTGTAGGTTCATTCGCACGTCTCTCAATATTTTTAAACTCAGCGGTTTCAACAACTCGGTGACTGTGTCTATCTGATACTTGTTTGATGTGTTCCAAATCAGGATCATTGGCTCTTTTAACTATAGATTGATAGTCATCGTTTGATACCACCTTGTAACTCTTCTTTTCAGCGGCAGATTCAAGCTGTTCAATACTTGGATCTTCCACTTTATGTTTCAACTCCTCAAAGTCATCATTTGAAAGCACCGAGTAGCCGATCTTTGACGCAACTTCCCTAATATGTTCCAAATCGGGATCATTGGATAACCGCTCCAACTCATTATATTCGGTTAACGGAAGAACGCTCATATTGTTTTTCGATGCAACATTACGTATATGGGAGACAGGTGGATCTGATGACATCTTCTTCAAGGTTTCCAAACTCTGCTTTTCAACGAGAGAATAACCTCTCTCTTTAGCGGATTGTTCTAAATGTTCAATACTTGGATCATGAGCTAGCGAAGACAATTCCTCGTGCTCTTCTTTTGTCAAGGTCGTCAACCCCTTCTTGTTAGCTTGATGCTTAACTTCGTCAATGCTTGGGTTTTTAGCCTTTTCGAGCAAATCTTGGACATCCTCATTACTCATTGGCGTAAGCTCATGGGTTTTTAAGTGCTTTCTCAAGTAATCCAAAGTCGGACTACTTATCATCTCACGCGTGGTATTGTGTTCCTCAGATGGTATAATAACGTGATCATGTTTCAATGCTAGTTCCTTAACAGTTGATAAAGATGGAGCCTTCGAAGATGCAACTTCAGATTTAGACAAAACTTTTAAATCCAACTTTTCTGCTTTTTTCCTTATCTGCTCTTCATTAGGATTAACAAGGAGTTGTAACTCCTTGTTTGAGATTAAAGATTTGTTATGTTCCTTCGCCCTTTGAGCTATGTAGTCAATGCTTGGGGTTTTGGCAAGGTTATTTAATTCTTTATaagcatcatcatcaatgagAACAAATCCAAGCAATTTGGCATGATCTGTAATGTATTTTATATCGGGTTGATCGTACGATTTTGCTTTTTGATCAAGCTCTTGTAATCTTGTTTCCAGTATAGCGATGGTCCCTTCGTGATTTGACTTAACGGCGTCTACCTCGTCAACTAGATCTTGATATTCGGAAGTTGACATTAGCTTCATGCCTCTACCCTCAGCTAATGCCTTGATTTTTGCATCGTGCACATTATTCTTGGGCAAGTTTTTAATTAACTTGAAAAGATCTTCTTCAGAGTAAGTGTTCTCAAAGCATACGGCGTGTTTAATGCCAGTGATTGGGGAATCCTCTATTGATGCTCCAAGATTGTAACTTCGATTTGCTTCTTCAATGTCCACAGGTTGTAGAGTAGCCTCTCCAAACTTCAGCTTTGAAGGTGTGCTCTCGATATTTTGTCCAAGGAATTGATCCCAGCCAGCACCCCCATTCGGAGAAAGTTCGGATAAGTTACCTGTTTCCAGGTCAGCCTGTCTCTCGTTGCAGAAAGATCTCACAGAAgtctcttttcttctttctgGGGTTGATGGCGTACTTTGTACTTGATTGGTAGATGGAGTATTTGTACCACGAGACGGTATGCCACTTAAGAAGATCTTCAATTGTGATATTGCATTGTCCACGGTTAAGTTCTTTGAATCTAAGGACATGTTTTTGGTCTGCTCTAGCtccttcaaaattgattcaagcCCCGAAACATAAACATCGGAACTAGTCTCTATATCTGTTGACGTTTGCTTTGGAGTTTCGGATCTACCAATGGCATTCATATCTTTAACCATCGGGAGAGTAGTGGCAACTTTCGATTGTAAAATGTCATTCTCATCATTGAGACTCTCCACGCGTTGACTCAATTCTCTGATATCCTTTTCGTATTTGGTTTCCATATCCTTTAGTTTCTTCAGTAATAAGGAGTTTGTGATGTCTAGCTCATCATTGTTTCTCGTTATATCATTCAACTTGCTATTCATGTCCTCTTGTAGCACCTTCAACTTGTCATTACTTTTCTCAAGTAGTTGCAAATCATTCTTCAAACTGCTAATTTGACTCTCCAATTGCCAGTTTTTATCCTTTAACTCACTTTCGTTGGTACTATATGATTGATTTGCGTTGCTTAATCTGAGAGTTTCCTCCTTCAAGGTTTCCACGTCCTGCAAtgcttgtttcaatttcagctTCAACTTGGTATTATCTGCATTCAACCTTCGACATTCAGTTAATAGGTTTTCACtcaatccaacaacaaaattcatATCATTACCCTTTGACTCTGCTCCTAAAGGTAATGAAGGATGCAGTTTCTCCCCCTTTTTCGATCTTTTCACAGCTGGTAACCCCAATTCACCCCCAGGACGCCTCCCTGGCTGTAGTGATGGAGCGAAAGCATTTTCTTGATCGTGATGCTGAGACAATGTGTGTTCTGGTAGCAATTGCAGCAGATTGGAACTAGTAGATTCTCTTAGCGCGTTGTGTGACGACTTTTTGCTAAACAATCGTCTCTGCATATCAGACAACTGTGACCTTATATCATCCTTGGAATTCTTATCATTGGAAGACATCTTTGGAGATAGATCTAATATAGATTGACTTTGTAAAAATAGAAATAGATGAATCTATGTTGCTCAGTTTTCTCTGGTCggatgattttgtttttgtttttatttttgtttttgtttttgtttttgatgttttgttttctctCATTGAAatcttggttttgttgctgtagaaaaatttttcaactttgtcTCCCTCCATCTCTCTTTTGATTCACTTCTTGAAAACACTGTTGTATTCAATGTCTACAAACTTCtacaatttgatttaattCGTAGAAATGTTCCTTTGCAACCGCTTCTGTTTATTGTATTGAACTGTGCTTTTCATAATGACAATGCTTGTCCCAATCTTAGATCACATGATCACAGAAACAGTTAACTTCAACGTACACATCTTCTTGTGTGCAAAAGTCAACTTCAGCGTATGTGAAAATATCATAACTAGAGTATGCGAGTGTTTCTATAACCCATTATTCCCATTATATAAAATTCTCTATCTTGAATAGCGACTCAAAAGATATTCGTCTTTTTCCCTATACGATTGATAAGTAGCTCACAGTAGTTTTACGACGCGCGTTTTTCTCAGTAagaaatttccaaattctgCCTTCTTCACTTCACAGTGACTACTACCAACCAGTTCTATACGCATACGTCTCAATTGAGCAAGTACAGAACAAGATCTTCATAATGACAGGaaaggatttgaaatcTGTTCTTTTAGTCGGTGGTTCAGGATTCTTAGGGCTTCATTTAATTCAGCAATTTGTCACTCATTGTCCTGGTATAAAAATTACTGTATTTGATGTTCGTCCATTGCCTGACAAATTATCTAAATTCTTTACGTTTGATCctaattcaattgaatttttcagaGGGGACT
The Candida orthopsilosis Co 90-125, chromosome 5 draft sequence genome window above contains:
- a CDS encoding Num1 protein (S. cerevisiae homolog NUM1 has and role in nuclear migration along microtubule, microtubule cytoskeleton organization, mitochondrial fission, mitochondrion inheritance) — translated: MSSNDKNSKDDIRSQLSDMQRRLFSKKSSHNALRESTSSNSSQLLPEHTLSQHHDQENAFAPSLQPGRRPGGELGLPAVKRSKKGEKSHPSLPLGAESKGNDMNFVVGLSENLLTECRRLNADNTKLKSKLKQALQDVETLKEETLRLSNANQSYSTNESELKDKNWQLESQISSLKNDLQLLEKSNDKLKVLQEDMNSKLNDITRNNDELDITNSLLSKKLKDMETKYEKDIRELSQRVESLNDENDILQSKVATTLPMVKDMNAIGRSETPKQTSTDIETSSDVYVSGLESILKELEQTKNMSLDSKNLTVDNAISQLKIFLSGIPSRGTNTPSTNQVQSTPSTPERRKETSVRSFCNERQADSETGNLSELSPNGGAGWDQFLGQNIESTPSKSKFGEATLQPVDIEEANRSYNLGASIEDSPITGIKHAVCFENTYSEEDLFKLIKNLPKNNVHDAKIKALAEGRGMKLMSTSEYQDLVDEVDAVKSNHEGTIAISETRLQELDQKAKSYDQPDIKYITDHAKLLGFVLIDDDAYKELNNLAKTPSIDYIAQRAKEHNKSLISNKELQLLVNPNEEQIRKKAEKLDLKVLSKSEVASSKAPSLSTVKELALKHDHVIIPSEEHNTTREMISSPTLDYLRKHLKTHELTPMSNEDVQDLLEKAKNPSIDEVKHQANKKGLTTLTKEEHEELSSLAHDPSIEHLEQSAKERGYSLVEKQSLETLKKMSSDPPVSHIRNVASKNNMSVLPLTEYNELERLSNDPDLEHIREVASKIGYSVLSNDDFEELKHKVEDPSIEQLESAAEKKSYKVVSNDDYQSIVKRANDPDLEHIKQVSDRHSHRVVETAEFKNIERRANEPTIEEIKSNASRMGMVVVDQKEYQKMSHPTSEDLRSHCERMDLHLCSQSEFNELCDKLENPKLDYLMCGAEMHGYSLVDDKELNALRKSTNEPDLAHLEEKAHKIHYVVVPEDKFESMERQISNPSVDELQSLAQLIGSVVLDKSEYSKLTNPSRDMLEKNVSTFGYSMITTSEMERLKQLENEPSKEFLVSRASNRNLVVVPKEEYDELSVKANNPSKEHLAQKAKDIGFVAIPRQDHETSRSQLDNPTIDFLRDKARLYDQELISSSTLTQLQNTVSRPSLEYLDEKARDHKATVVDAKEYSRLVESEASPNIERIKDKALKNGYDIVQLDELAELRRISDDPKVDDVSRMAAALDLVVLSESEHTELSRSIESPTIEYLNEHADKLNFTMVESQVYDDLKAFVESPSKEFITEKAHSAGLAAVPEEEYLVLCHKANDPDLDELMAQAKSKKMTLININELEKLHSQIDSPNTEYLSEHAEKVGSVMIPKEELTAMKQQIESPTNEYLKTQCDKHKLAVLPESELAKLRSTVESPSVDFLSEKAEAKDYKVIKNADYSDMVKKIENPDIEYLKKHAADHEAVLITRSEYNSLAEPDKSTMEAKASALGFVVMAQSDFENMRKSLETPDLDYLNTKSKLLGHELISSDQLASLHTSIDNPSQDYLNQKAASVGSAIVGKAELDHLRASVEAKELKTFTSTTTESNRDAGESSKMEESTQDGDVEEQQLKQLSQELLVTDDNEAAVNKMKTYLNGHGYTIIPVTNTRSSSNSTDLNEDDAKYSFEVIRNQQPRKNEDETTEYGHHPLRTISENTIANAANSYSLSLVPDSEYISLKKDRVNKERLENRIKEISAKLNELEYDLVERKDVIRSLENDISQIEWSVSKKHIRSCAKNLGLLCISATYYVGTTTHPRPDVDHVKILPASYFNQLLKYKSSSVEKISDDTFDQFAKKRGYVKKDLETLDVTSVQSGGGVNEKVRHPDGHSLIRSASPDGTHAPPMAHLQRHIPHSSSLRSNLSEFSTTSLRSNGMFSMATDVSFTDKSMIPAITQVVIGEYLFKYYRRFGSAFSAIAETRHERYFWVHPYSLTLYWSESNPVLSNPASRKTRAAAIVDVDSVNDNNPIPTGLYHKSIIVHSTDRALKITCATRQRHNIWYNALRYLIHRNIDDLSVDEEAEDNDGIEASTISHLMEFPKSGSHRNLEALKDTGDRRVFPRPKRVTSQEGIQTPRTPGGVSRLSSFRRS